TCAAGGTAAAAATTATCGAAAGTATGCCTCAACTAGGTGGACAACTTGCCGCACTTTATCCTGAAAAGTACATATATGATGTAGCAGGATTTCCGAAAGTACTTGCTCAAGATCTCGTGAACAATTTGAAAGAGCAAGCTTTTCAGTTCAACCCATCAGTAGCATTAGAACAATCTGTCCAAGAGGTTGAACAAATGGAAGACAAAACGTTCAAACTGACCACGGACAAGGAAACGCACTATTCGAAAACAGTAATTATTACTGCTGGAGTAGGAGCTTTCCAACCTAGACGATTAGAGCACGAAAATGCCAAAGAATACGAAGGTAAAAATCTACATTATTTCGTAGATGATCTCAATGCATTTGCAGGTCAAAAAGTCGTCGTATGTGGTGGTGGAGATTCTGCCGTGGACTGGGCGAATATGCTAGAACCGCTTGCAAAGGAAGTGACTTTGACACATCGTCGCGATAAATTCCGAGCGCACGAGCATAGCGTAGAACAGCTCATGAACTCAAAAGTGCAGATTAAAACACCATTCCAAGTAAAAGATATCATTGGTGATGACAAAGGCGTCAAGAAAGTCATATTGAAGGAATCGAAAGGCGAAAATGAGGAAACGATTGAATGTGATTCCTTAATCGTCAACTATGGTTTCATTTCATCACTAGGACCGATTAAGGAATGGGGTCTCGATATTCAGAAGAACTCCATTGTCGTAAATTCTCGCATGGAAACAAATATCCCAGGCATTTATGCAGCTGGAGACGTTTGTACGTATGATGGAAAGGTCAAATTGATTGCAACTGGATTTGGAGAAGCACCAACAGCAATCAACAACGCGAAAGCATATATTGATCCGAAAGCAAAAGTACAACCGATGCATAGTACAAGCTTATTCTAAAATGATCAAAAGGTTCCGACGTAAAGTCGGAGCTTTTTTATGCTTACTATTGAAAAAATATTGATTTCTACAAAAATCAATTGAAAAAGCCTTTATTCCTTCTAGGAGTAAAGGCTTCACTTCTTCTTACAGGTTGTAATACAACAAAAAGGCGAGTAATCCGAGAAAGGGAATGCCTAAGATAATTCCGTAAACGAGATAATTCGCATTCATGAGTTTTCGATCACGGGCAGACTTATCGTCCATGAAACACTCATCTCCTTTTTGTTGTTAGTATGACCAGTTTCACTGAAATTAAAAAAGAGTTGAACCCCTAATTTGGGTCAACTCCCTCTAACTGTTTTAGCACTCTTCCGGCGTACCAGCGTTTGTCGCTGTTTTGAAAGATGAGCCACAACCACATGATGCAATTGCGTTCGGATTGTCGATTGTAAATCCTCCGCCCATCATGTTTTGTTTATAGTCAATCGTTACACCTTGCAGTATTTTTGCACTATCAGGGTCTACGATGACGCCAATACCGTGTTGGTCAAATGATGTATCATTATCTTTTTTTTCGCTATCAAAGCCCATGCCATATGAAAGACCACTGCAGCCTCCACCTTGTACTCCGACACGAAGGTAAAGATTTTCTTCTTCCTCAGCAGCCATCATTTCTTTAATCTGACTAGCAGCAGATTCTGTGATTGTAACCAATGGAATCACTCCTTTCATACCTCTATTTACATTATACAGGCGCATCGAACTTGAATTCAACCTCAGCGTTTTAAGAAGGCGTATATTTAGACCTCTTGCTTTAATCGCAGTAAGTCATTATGACACCGATCGATTTCTTGACTATAATATAAAACCTTTGGATGGTTAAGTCCTAGTACCCGGGCTGTTCTAACCATTTCAGATCTTAGACACTCAATTTGTTCATTATACTTTTGGAAAAGGGTTTTTTTAGATGTTTTGATCACGTGGGTCACCACTCCTATAATTACACCCCATTAACATCAGAGAAGTGCACTTTTTCATAATATCGTAATGTTTTACTAATTTTTGAAGTCTTTACCATTATAATAGTAAATACCTTCACAAATGGTGACGGCTGGCCCAGTCATCATGACTTCTCCCTCCATCGACCAAGTGATGTACAAATCACCACCAGATAGGTGAACGACAACTTCTTCATTACGTTTCGCTTTCCCATTTTGAACCGCTGCTACGACTGCGGCACATGCGCCTGTTCCACATGCTTGTGTGATGCCTGAACCTCGCTCCCATACACGAAAGTGCATTTCGTTTTCATTCACCACTTCGACAAACTCGACATTGACACCTTCTGGAAAAATTTCGGATTTTTCTAATGTGGGACCAACCGTTAATAAAGGGGCTTTTTCAATGTCATCAACAAAAAATATCGCGTGAGGATTTCCCATGGATACGCCAGTCAATTTTAGCTGGTGACCTTCGACCTCTAATAATTCATCTAAAACAAAATCATTATCAGAGCCTGATCCGATCATCGGAAGGTCAGAACGCTTCAACCGTGGTTCTCCCATGTTAATAGTTACTTGAGTAACCTGGCCCGCCTCTGGGTGAACTTGAGCTTGTACGACTCCTCCAAGGGTTTCAATTGAAAAAATCTCCTTAGCTACGATTTCATGCTCATACACATACTTCGCAACACATCTAAGTCCATTCCCGCAATTCTTCGCTTCTGATCCATCATTGTTAAAAATTCGCATCATCACGTCAGCATTGTCAGACTTACCGATTAAGATCAGGCCGTCAGAACCAATTCCGGTATGAGGATTCGATACTTCCTTTGCAATAGCGGGAAGTTCTCTCTCAGGCAAGTTCTCCTTAAATGTATCCACATAAATGTAGTTGTTCCCTAGTCCGTGCATTTTAGTGAAATTAAATTGATTCATATTGGTCCTCCAATTAGCGCAATTGCTCATTCGTCCATAAGTAATCTTCATCCGCCTTAAGTATCGTCATTTTCGAGTGACAACAAGGCATGATGAGATATGTACGAAATCCTTCCTTCGCATGTTCTAAATCTTGTTCTTTCAAATTTGTTAAGACATTACCTTTGCTACAATATGGACATTCATGAAAGTAAATATCCTTCATCATCCGATCATATGGCCATGTATTCCGTAAAGACGACATTCATGTTCCTCCTGCAACTTTTCTTTATCTGTTTAGTATAATCAGCTTTACGAAATCTGACAATCGATAGAACAACATGTAATAAAAACGTCACTTAATTCTCAACACAAACACAAAAAAACTCCCCGTCTTTGAACGGAGAGTTTTTCACATGAAATAATATTAGATAAGCATCCCTGCGATTGCTGCACTTAATAGGTTTGCAAGTGAACCAGCGATAATCGCTTTCACACCTAGCTTTGCAATGTCAGAACGACGACTCGGTGCAATTCCACCAAGCCCACCAAGTAAAATGGCAAGTGATGATAAGTTTGCAAATCCACAAAGTGCGAAGCTGACTACTGCAACTGTCTTATCTTTTAATTCTGGAATTTCCGGCGCAAATGAAGAATACGCAACAAATTCGTTTAGTACGAGCTTTTGCCCGATAAAGTTACCTGCACGTACTGCTTCATCCCAAGGTACACCAATAATGAACGCAAATGGTGCGAATACATATCCAAGGATTAATTCAAGAGAGAGTTCTTCAAATCCGAACCAGCCGCCAGTCCAACCGAGTAGACTGTTAACCATTGCAATCAACGCGATGAATGCAAGTAGCATTGCTCCTACGTTCAATGCAAGCTTCAAACCGTCTGAAGCACCGCGAGCAGCTGCATCGATTACGTTTACTGTATCTTTATCTTTTTCCATCTTAATTTCGTCTGTTGTTTCAGATACTTCTGTTTCAGGCAAAATAATTTTCGCCATAACTAAACCTGCTGGTGCAGCCATGAAACTTGCCGCTAATAGATATTCTAATGGAACACCTAGTAAGCTATAACCAATCAATACTGAACCGGCAACTGAAGCTAGTCCACCGACCATTACTGCGAAAAGCTCTGATTGAGTCATTTTAGCAAGGTAAGGACGAACAACTAGAGGTGCTTCTGTTTGACCAACGAAAATATTCGCTGTAGCTGAAAGTGATTCCGCTTTACTCGTTCCAAGAAGTTTAGAAATCACTCCACCGATTAAACGGATCACCCATTGCATGATTCCTAAGTAATAAAGAACTGCGATTAAAGAAGAGAAGAAGATGATAATCGTCAATACTTGGAATGCAAAGATAAACCCTATACCGCTATCTTCTGCAACAAGACCACCAAATAGGAATTGAATTCCTTCGTTCGCATTGTTTACAATGTTCTGTACGACCATTGAAGCTTTTTGTAATGCCGCTTTACCAGCACTCCACTTAAGTACGATCAATGCGAATCCGATTTGGATAGCAAGACCACCTAAAACTGTTCTCAAGTTAATACGCTTTTTGTTGTTTGACACCAAAAATGCAATCAGCAAGATCGAAAGTATACCACCGATCCCCCAGATATATTGTTGCATAAATGTTCACTCCCCTAGTATATTGTCAAAAACCGTAAACGCTTTCTTTTTGCGTCGAGGTATGTTGTCTGACATCTAACATTCAACATAAATAATGTAACAGAATTCGACAAAAAAACAAGTGATTTTTTCATTTTCAGAATTGTTTCAATTAGTCCAAAATCTTCCTCCACAACAGTAATCGTAAAAGATTTACGGTTAGATTCCCCTTCTTTCCTATAGATATCCATACAAATTCGTTCTATAGAAAGAGTTCGTATGCCTGACAACGATCTTTACCATAACAACTAACTGTTTTCCCTATTTTCGGAGAGGATAGGGTGCACGACTCCCCCACCATCGAGCACTCATTCTACCTCTTTAGGTGCTCCGTAGATTATTCTTGTGGGAATGGGTGCTTGGGTTGAATTCTAGATAAATTGGCTTTTTTCTAGATAATTTTGCAGAATTCTAGATAATTTCGTTTTTTTCTAGATAAAATCGTGTATTTCTAGATAATGTTTCATTTTTCTAGATAAATGCAAAATAGTAGTCATTTTAGTAGTAATTCTATTGCTTGAAGAGTTTATTAGATGAAAAAAATCACGCTTCAATACGGAAAAAACACCGCGATTGCGGTGTTCTCATTTGGAAAAGATCGATTTCTTCGCATTTTTTTGATTTGAATCACCTTATTTGCAACGATTTCAACAATCTCCCCGCTACTGAGCAACCGTACTACCTCTTTAGGTGCTCCATTGTCCAACTCCCACGCTACCGAGCACTTATAGCACCCCAATCTATTTTCCAACGACAAAAAATCCTTACCACTATTTGGTAAGGATTCACCAATCGTTTATATGCACCCGATTAAAACATCGGATTCTCTTCTAAATATTCATAAATGTTGTCGACGAGTTCACTCGGTGTTTCACCAGGAACATACTCACCATTAACGAGTGCATAAGGTGAGCGGAAGCATTGACCACAATTTCCAAGACATCCGTATTCTATTACATCTAAATTCGGATCCCGTTCTAGAACTTCACGTGCTCTTTGAGATCCACTTGCCAAATTACTAACGCAAAACTCGATGATTGGCTTCATCTTCAACCACCTTCTTTCCATACTTATCCTACAATCTACATATAATACAAGTCAACTTACATGTTTTCATGTTGATTTAGAATGATTGTTGTAGAATTGTCACATATTCGATATACTAAAAATGACCACGGTCATAAAGGAGATGCGGCATTTTGAACCGCAACAATAAACGTATAAATACGCAAGAAACTATCGTAAAAGCAGCACTTGAACTTTTTTATGAAAAAGGGTATGCCAATACGAGTATTAAAGAAATTACTGATAAAGCGAAAATTGCAAAAGGGACATTTTTTAATTATTTCCCTACAAAAGAAGATCTCATGCAACATTACGCCAGTGAAAGGTTACATACGTTGAGTATTTTTCTCGAAAAAGGGTATATACTTTCCCAACCTTTCCAAAAGCAGATGGAAGTGTTGGTTGGTCACCTGTTAACGTATTACGATCTTGATTCTGAGTTCACGAAGGATCTTTGGGCGACCGTATTTCGAGACAACAGTCCATTAATTGAGTGTTGGATGCTGATTTTAAATAGAGCAAGCCTACGTGGCGAAATAAGTGCATCAATTGATTTAGTATCGTGTGCACATGTTTGTAATAGCCACTTCCATTATGTCTTATCCACTTCTTCTAAGGACGACACCAAGAAATCTCTTATTCAACGTGTTATGACATTAATGGATTTAAGCATAGAAGGATTTCATGAGAAAAGGGGAAATGATGGAATGAAGAAGCTTGTCATATTAGGTGCAGGATACGGTGGAATGAAGATTGTACAAGGGTTACTTGATTCTTCGGATCTTCCAAAAGACATTCAAATAACGCTCGTAGATCGATTGCCATACCACTGTTTAAAAACGGAGTATTACGCACTTGCTGCTGGAACGGTTTCAGACCACCACATTCGTGTCGCCTTCCCAGAAGATTCACGCGTAATCGTCAAGTATGGTGAAGTAAGTGAAATTGACTTGAAAAACAAGTCCATTCATTTTGAAAAAGAAGACATAATTGAATACGATGATCTGATTATCGGACTCGGTTGTGAAGATAAGTATCACGGTGTTCCTGGTGCACCTGAAAATACATTGAGTATACAAACCATTGATAAATCACGAGAAACTTATCAGCATTTAAACAATTTACCTCCCAAAGCTGTAGTCGGCGTTGTAGGTGGCGGATTAAGTGGTGTTGAGCTCGCAAGTGAGCTGCACGAAAGTAGACCAGACCTACAAATTAAACTATTCGACCGTGGAGAGACAATTCTTTCAACATTCCCAAAACGGTTAAGTAATTATGTGCAGAAATGGTTCGTCGATCATGGCGTTGAAGTTGTAAACGAGTCCAATATTACAAAAGTGGATCCTAAAATCTTATATAACAAAGGTGAACCTGTCCCATGTGACGCAATCGTATGGACAGCAGGTATTCAACCAAACAGAATCGTTCGAAACTTAGATGTGGAAAAAGACAACTCTGGGCGCATCGTGCTTTCTCCTCATCACCACTTGCCTGATGATCCTCATGTATTTGTTGTAGGGGATTGTGCTAGTCTTCCTCATGCACCAAGTGCACAGCTTGCTGAAGGCCAAGGTGATCAAATCGTTGAAGTCTTACTCAAGCTTTGGAAAGACGAACCGGTTGGAGACTTACCAAAGATCAAACTTAAAGGTGTTCTTGGTTCCCTTGGAAAGAAACACGGATTCGGTATGATGAAAGGTACAGCCTTAACCGGTCGCGTACCACGACTTTTAAAATCCGGAATCCTATGGATGTATAAATACCATTCAAACTAAACAACTTTTAGTAAGAGAGAGTTCGCCTAATGTCGGCTACTCTCTTTTTTTAGCCTTTTCAACTATCTACCACAAGAGCAACAATATTCGAGAACAATAAGTCCTTTCATTTTCCCATCTCATTTTAATGATTATTATTTAGATTCCCTAATTGAGAATGAGTGTATATCCTTATTTTCTATGGTCGCGCTTGTTAAAAAGGCTCTTTCGTAGGATTTGGTAATATGCTACGATATAGACAAAGAAATATCAGCGTTTAACGATAGCAATTTTTAATAAAAATGATTATAATAAAGATAGAAAGGGGTAGATATAAATGCGTGAACAAGTCGAAGAGGTTTTAGATAAGTTACGCCCGTTCCTACTTCGTGATGGTGGAGACGTTGAACTTGTAGATATCGAAGACGGAATCGTTAAAGTTCGATTAATGGGAGCATGCGGAAGCTGCCCTAGTTCCACAATTACGCTTAAAGCAGGAATTGAACGTGCGCTACTTGAAGAAGTTCCTGGCGTAACAGAATTAGAACAAGTATTCTAAATCGAAAATATAAATGAATAAGTTAAAAAGAGCAGACCATTGGTCCGCTCTTTTTTTATATACTTGAAACTTTCCGGCTAAATCCTAATTGTTGATCCTTCTATTTCCTGTTCACTGCCGCTTCAGGCTCATCGCCATTTAAAACATTCCGTATGTTACGTGCAGTTAAACGACACATTTCCATTCTCGTTTCTACGCTTGAGCTACCGATATGGGGCAGGCAAACGACATTCGGAAACTGCAGTAAGGGGTGATCTTCTGGAATTGGTTCTTTTTCATATACATCCAGTCCCGCTCCTGCAATTTGATTATTTTCAATTGCTTGTACTAAATCCATTTCTACGACAGATCCACCACGACCTGCATTGACGAAAATCGCTGTTTTCTTCATTTTTCGAAATACGTCTTTATTGAACATTCCTTTTGTTTCGTCTGTTAACGGCGTCAAGTTAACAACAAAATCAGATGTTTCAATTAATTCATCAAACGATACATAGCTTGCTCCTAGTTCTTGTTCCGCCTTTTCACTTCGGGTACGGTTGTGGTATTGAATGTTCATATCAAAGCCAGTTGCACGCTTAGCGACCGTCTCACCAATCCTACCCATTCCTACAATTCCAATAGTCTTATGATGAACATCTTGTCCAGCCATCAATAAAGGGCTCCAATTCACCCATTTACCTTCTTCAATGTAACGTTCCGCTTCCGTTATTCGTCTTGCTGCAGCCATCAATAACGCAAAGGTCAAATCAGCCGTTGTATCCGTTAGTACGTCTGGTGTGTTACATATGGTAACTCCACGTTCAGTAGCAGCTTCAACATTGATGTTATCGTATCCAACTGCTAGATTACCAACAACCTTTAAGTGTGGAGCTCGGTCTAATAGTTCCTGATCGATCTGATCCGTGAGCATTGTAAATAAACCTGTGGCATAAGAGGCTTCCTCTAATAAAACCTCTCTTGGTACAGGTTGATCTTCATGATCCCACATTTTCACATCTGCAACTTCTCTAATTGCCTTTATGGTTTCTGCTGGTACTTTTCGGGTTATAAATACATAAGGGTTGTCCAACTGTGCCACTCTCCTTTTTAATAAGCTCTGATATAAAATACTGTTGATTAATGCCAGCAACATTCCAAATATGGAACTTCTCACCACATAATACGATCTATGTACAGCAGGGGCGACCAGAATTGTCTATT
This Pseudalkalibacillus berkeleyi DNA region includes the following protein-coding sequences:
- a CDS encoding 2-hydroxyacid dehydrogenase; translated protein: MDNPYVFITRKVPAETIKAIREVADVKMWDHEDQPVPREVLLEEASYATGLFTMLTDQIDQELLDRAPHLKVVGNLAVGYDNINVEAATERGVTICNTPDVLTDTTADLTFALLMAAARRITEAERYIEEGKWVNWSPLLMAGQDVHHKTIGIVGMGRIGETVAKRATGFDMNIQYHNRTRSEKAEQELGASYVSFDELIETSDFVVNLTPLTDETKGMFNKDVFRKMKKTAIFVNAGRGGSVVEMDLVQAIENNQIAGAGLDVYEKEPIPEDHPLLQFPNVVCLPHIGSSSVETRMEMCRLTARNIRNVLNGDEPEAAVNRK
- a CDS encoding aspartyl-phosphate phosphatase Spo0E family protein; the encoded protein is MVTHVIKTSKKTLFQKYNEQIECLRSEMVRTARVLGLNHPKVLYYSQEIDRCHNDLLRLKQEV
- the erpA gene encoding iron-sulfur cluster insertion protein ErpA; amino-acid sequence: MVTITESAASQIKEMMAAEEEENLYLRVGVQGGGCSGLSYGMGFDSEKKDNDTSFDQHGIGVIVDPDSAKILQGVTIDYKQNMMGGGFTIDNPNAIASCGCGSSFKTATNAGTPEEC
- the dapF gene encoding diaminopimelate epimerase → MNQFNFTKMHGLGNNYIYVDTFKENLPERELPAIAKEVSNPHTGIGSDGLILIGKSDNADVMMRIFNNDGSEAKNCGNGLRCVAKYVYEHEIVAKEIFSIETLGGVVQAQVHPEAGQVTQVTINMGEPRLKRSDLPMIGSGSDNDFVLDELLEVEGHQLKLTGVSMGNPHAIFFVDDIEKAPLLTVGPTLEKSEIFPEGVNVEFVEVVNENEMHFRVWERGSGITQACGTGACAAVVAAVQNGKAKRNEEVVVHLSGGDLYITWSMEGEVMMTGPAVTICEGIYYYNGKDFKN
- a CDS encoding NifU family protein; the protein is MREQVEEVLDKLRPFLLRDGGDVELVDIEDGIVKVRLMGACGSCPSSTITLKAGIERALLEEVPGVTELEQVF
- a CDS encoding NAD(P)/FAD-dependent oxidoreductase, producing MTEQDNVYDVTIIGGGPTGLFTAFYGGMRQLKVKIIESMPQLGGQLAALYPEKYIYDVAGFPKVLAQDLVNNLKEQAFQFNPSVALEQSVQEVEQMEDKTFKLTTDKETHYSKTVIITAGVGAFQPRRLEHENAKEYEGKNLHYFVDDLNAFAGQKVVVCGGGDSAVDWANMLEPLAKEVTLTHRRDKFRAHEHSVEQLMNSKVQIKTPFQVKDIIGDDKGVKKVILKESKGENEETIECDSLIVNYGFISSLGPIKEWGLDIQKNSIVVNSRMETNIPGIYAAGDVCTYDGKVKLIATGFGEAPTAINNAKAYIDPKAKVQPMHSTSLF
- a CDS encoding YuzB family protein; protein product: MKPIIEFCVSNLASGSQRAREVLERDPNLDVIEYGCLGNCGQCFRSPYALVNGEYVPGETPSELVDNIYEYLEENPMF
- a CDS encoding NupC/NupG family nucleoside CNT transporter; translated protein: MQQYIWGIGGILSILLIAFLVSNNKKRINLRTVLGGLAIQIGFALIVLKWSAGKAALQKASMVVQNIVNNANEGIQFLFGGLVAEDSGIGFIFAFQVLTIIIFFSSLIAVLYYLGIMQWVIRLIGGVISKLLGTSKAESLSATANIFVGQTEAPLVVRPYLAKMTQSELFAVMVGGLASVAGSVLIGYSLLGVPLEYLLAASFMAAPAGLVMAKIILPETEVSETTDEIKMEKDKDTVNVIDAAARGASDGLKLALNVGAMLLAFIALIAMVNSLLGWTGGWFGFEELSLELILGYVFAPFAFIIGVPWDEAVRAGNFIGQKLVLNEFVAYSSFAPEIPELKDKTVAVVSFALCGFANLSSLAILLGGLGGIAPSRRSDIAKLGVKAIIAGSLANLLSAAIAGMLI
- a CDS encoding FAD-dependent oxidoreductase; amino-acid sequence: MNRNNKRINTQETIVKAALELFYEKGYANTSIKEITDKAKIAKGTFFNYFPTKEDLMQHYASERLHTLSIFLEKGYILSQPFQKQMEVLVGHLLTYYDLDSEFTKDLWATVFRDNSPLIECWMLILNRASLRGEISASIDLVSCAHVCNSHFHYVLSTSSKDDTKKSLIQRVMTLMDLSIEGFHEKRGNDGMKKLVILGAGYGGMKIVQGLLDSSDLPKDIQITLVDRLPYHCLKTEYYALAAGTVSDHHIRVAFPEDSRVIVKYGEVSEIDLKNKSIHFEKEDIIEYDDLIIGLGCEDKYHGVPGAPENTLSIQTIDKSRETYQHLNNLPPKAVVGVVGGGLSGVELASELHESRPDLQIKLFDRGETILSTFPKRLSNYVQKWFVDHGVEVVNESNITKVDPKILYNKGEPVPCDAIVWTAGIQPNRIVRNLDVEKDNSGRIVLSPHHHLPDDPHVFVVGDCASLPHAPSAQLAEGQGDQIVEVLLKLWKDEPVGDLPKIKLKGVLGSLGKKHGFGMMKGTALTGRVPRLLKSGILWMYKYHSN